The following DNA comes from Devosia litorisediminis.
CGACCCGAGCGCAGCACCACCAGCATGCCCAGCAGCTGCATCAGCGCATAGGGCCCCTGATAGCCAAGCCCGCGCAGTAGCGAGCGCCGGTCCATGTCGATGATCAGCACAATGGCAATCATCGACACCAGCACCAGCCCGGCCAGCAATCGCCATGGCGGCTCAAGCCGATAATTGCGTGCCAGCCCCACCACGGCAAACGCCTGCGCCAGCAGGAAGGCGGCAAAGATACCGATGCTGAACAGCCTCGGCTCGGCCTGAAACGGCAGGATCAGCTCAAGCCCGACATTGACCACCCCGGCGCCATAGGCGAGCGCCAGCCAGCGGGCGCTGACCGCGCGCGTATAGACGGCCACCAGCAGGAAAGCGGTGACGAAAATTCCGGCAACACAGAGATTAATTGCCAGAACGAAAACTGCAGCGCTCATTGACCAACCTGGGCAGACATGTTGGGCGCCATGCTAATCCGCACCGGGCAACGAGACGTTAACGACCGCCGCGCCTGTCCGGTGCTGGATAGTTAGACCCGTGGCGCCACATCGAAGGCCTTGGCCACCAGCTCATAGGAGCGCCGGCGCAGCCCGTAATCGTGGATGGTGGTTGTCATCATCACCTCATCGGCAGCACTGCCCCTGGCCTTTTCGGCGATGGTGTCAGCCACCGTCTGGGGCGAGCCGATGATCCACAGGCTCGACTGGTGATCGATCACCGCCTGCTGCTGGGGCGTCAAAACGCGGGCATGGGCCTCTTCGGGGCTCATCAGCTTGCGCTGCTCGCCCGAGGTGAACAGCGCCCAGCTCACCGCCTGCGAGCGCGAGAGATATTGCGCTTCCTCATCTGTCGGCGCGCAGATCACCGAAACGCACATAATGGTCCGGGGCTTGGGAAAAGCGGCACTGGGCTTGAAGGCGTTGCAATAGGTCTCGAACGCCGGGGCGGGCGGGGTATGGCTGAAATGGGCGGCAAAGGCATAGCCAAAACCCAATTGGCCGGCCGCCTGCGCACTATTGCCCGACGAGCCCAGCAGCCACTTCGGCGGCAGGCTGATTCCGCCGGGCGATACCGGCACCCGGGAATAGGGATGATCGGCCGGAAAGCTGTCCTCATCAAAGGCCATCAGCTCGGCCAGATAGTTGGAGAATTCCTCGCCCCCACCACTGCGCAGCGCCCGCATCGCATAACCATCGCCGCCGGGCGCACGGCCTAGCCCCAGATCGATACGCCCCGGATGCAATCCCTCAAGCGTGCGATAAGCCTCGGCGATGCGCAGCGGCGCATGGTTGAGCAGCATGACGCCCCCGGACCCCACGCGAATGGATTTGGTGTGGGCCGCGGCGCTGCCAATCAGGATTTCGGGGACCGAAGAAGCGATCGAGGGCATGCCGTGATGCTCGGCATACCAGAGCCGCTCATAGCCCAGTTCATCGGCCGTCTGCGCCAGGGCGATGGTTTCAGCCATCGCCTGAGAAGTGGAGGTGCCTTCGGCAATGGGAGCGAGATCCTGCAGCGACAGGGCAAAGGGTGCAGTCATGGCAATCACATGGGTTTGGAGGATGTGCGCGTCTTCTATCGTCAAATTACGATGAAAGCGAGTCACCTGTCCGACACATGGTCACTTTATGGGGCGATTTCATCCCCTTGCGTTGACTCGATAGCCAGACTGCGTCTTTTACTGTGTCCATCAACGAGGAAGACGCCGTGACGAAACTGCATATCGCCGCTTTTGCCATTGCCGCCTCGACCCTGTGCAGTGCAGTTGCGCAGGCCCAGAGCCTGACCACGCCGCAACCCTTTGCCGATATTGTCGACGAATTGCGCTTCGGCATCCACGCCCATGATGTCAGCTATATCCTGTTTGCCAAGCCGTGGGAATACAAGCTCGACCAGATCGAAGACATCAGCTTTGACGTCCTGTTCAAATCGCCCGATATCGAAGCGTTCCGCTGGATCGGCTCCCCACGACCCGATCTGGGCGTCACGCTCAACCTGGATGGTCAGGACAGCCTGCTCCATCTCAGCCTGACCTGGCAGTTGCCCATCTTCGATACCCCGTTCTATCTCGAGGGTGCTTTTGGTGGTGCCGTGCACAATGGCTATCTGACCAATTCGCCCGACCCCACGCGCTATGCCAATTTTGGCTGTCGCCTCAATTTCTACGAACGCTACGGCGTGGGCGCCCATCTCAGCGACAGCGTGACGGCCACACTGACCTATGAGCACACGTCCAATAATGGCTGGTGCGACATGAATCAGGGCCTGTCCAATGTTGGTGTTCGCGTCGGCTGGAAGTTCTAGCAACCGGTTCGCGGCGTTAACGAACCCTTAGCGACAATTTTACTCAAATCTTGCCTATCTCGGCCATGACCGGCCCTATTACCCTTTAACCGGGGGAATTCGCCATGATCCGCACTGCCACCCAGTTCCTGCTGGTCGCGCTGACCCTGGGCGCGGTGACCCTGCCGGCCATGGCCCAGGTCAATATCCTGCCCGAAATCCGCGGTGGTCTGACCGCCCGCGGTATCGGCGACAGCGCCGATCTGCTCGACCCCAGTTCCATCAGCGATGCCAATGTCGAATTGCTGTTTACCGCGCCCGACCTGAACGCCTGGATGCCGCTGGGCGAGTTGCGCCCGCATCTGGGTGCCACGCTGAGTTTTCGCGGCCAGCCATCCTATGGCTATGCCGGTTTGAGCTGGACCCTGCAGGCCCCGGTCACTCCCGTCTTTGTTGAAGCCAGCCTGGGTGGCGTTGCCAATACCAGCCTGCTCAGCGCGCCCCAAGGCGACCCCGCGCGCAATTTCGGCTGCAGTGTGGGCGGGCGTGTCGCCGCCAGTGTGGGCGTCAACCTGCCCGCGGGCACATCGCTGATCGGCACAGTGGAACACCTGCCCGATTTCGGCGCTTGTGGCACCCCGGACCGCGCCAATACCAATATCGGCGTACGTCTGGGCTTCCGCTTCTAGCGGCATTTTCACCGTTTCATCGAAACGATGAAAATGCCCTCGTTCTTGTTTTGCCGCGTTTCCCAACCGCAAAACCGTGGCCAGTTTTGCTGGAAACGCTTCTAGGCGACCTGCCCGGCGGCCCAGCCCGAGGCCCAGGCCCACTGGAAGTTATAACCACCCAGCCAGCCGGTGACATCGACCACTTCACCCACGAAATACAATCCCGGCACATCGCGGGCGCCCATGGTCTTGGCATCGAGATCGCGCGTATCGATACCGCCCAGCGTGACTTCTGCGGTGCGGTAGCCTTCCGAGCCGACGGGCTTGAGCGTCCATGCCTTGAGAATCGCTTCGACCACGGCCAGCTTCTTGTCGGAAAAATCTCCGATCATGCCGGGCATATCGAGCGCCTCACCCAGCAATTGCGCCAGCTTTTTAGGCATGAAACTGCCCAGCACGGTCTGCACCTGCAGCTTGGGTGTGGCCTTGCGTGCCGCGCGCAGCTTTTCGCCTGCATCCTCATGCGGCAGCAGATCAACCGTGATGGTATCGCCTTCGCGCCAATAGGACGAAATCTGCAGGATCGCCGGCCCCGACAAGCCGCGATGGGTGAACAGCAAAGCCTCTTCGAACGCCGTCTTGCCATGGCTGACAATGGCATCGGTGGCGATGCCCGAGAGTTCCTTGAGCTTTTCCAGCGCCCCGGTCTCGAAGGTCAGCGGCACCAGACCCGGTCGGGTTTCAGTCAGCCGCAAGCCGAACTGGCTGGCCAGCTGATAGCCCAGACCGCTGGCCCCCATCTTGGGAATGGACTTGCCACCCGTGGCCACAATCAGGCTTTCGGCAGTGATCGAGGAGGTACTCAACTGCAGGGAGAACCCGTCAGTGCCCCGATCCACCGCCTCCACGCTGGTCTCAAGCACCAGAGTGACGCCGGCCTTGCGCATTTCGTGCAGCAGCATGGTGTTGATCTGGGTGGCTGGGCCATCGCAGAACAATTGCCCCAGCGTCTTTTCATGGAAGCTGATGCCGTGATCCTTGACCATCGCAATGAACATCTCGGGTGTGTAGCGGCTCAGCGCCGACAGCGCAAAGCGCGGATTGGCGCTGACAAAACGGTCACGTCCCTTGTCGATAGTGGCGTTGATATTGGTGAAATTGCAGCGCCCACCGCCCGATATGCGGATTTTCTCACCGGCATATTTGGCGTGATCCACCACCAGAACCGAACGACCGCGTCGTCCCGCTTCGATGGCGGCCATCATGCCGGCAGCGCCGGCGCCAAGAATGACGACATCATAATGGGGCATGGGGGCAGTCCTGTGCGCTGTGGTGGCGCCCGGTCTAGTGCAAGCCAGCGCCCCTGCCAACACCAAGCGTGATCACAGCGCTGTTGCGGCTGCGCCGGGGCAAACCGTGAGCGGCCAAACCAGGCTGGTGCTGCGCCGAGGGGGGCATGATCAGCGCTGGGCGGGCATCACCACATGGGTCAGGCGACGCACCCACTCCAGAAACAGCCCAAAGGGCCGGCTCAGGGTCAGCATGAACAGCGTGGCCGAGCCCAGCGCGGTTATGATCTTGCCCGGATCCGCCCCGGCCAGCGCCAGCGTTGCCGCGTAGAGCGGCACCTGAAAAGCCATGAAGGCCACGACATCGACAACGGCCCGGCCGATCCGCCGGCGTGGCAGCATCCTGGCAAACACCCAGTCGCGCCAGGCGGCGTACAGCCGCCCTGTCAACGCCATCATCACCACCATGATGGCGCGGGTGATCAGCACCTGACCCGGCGCCATGCCCGCAATGACCAGCTCTGTGAAGGTCGCTATGATGGTGAAAAAGATGATGGTTGCGAGGGTGTCGACAATAAACAGGCGCATGGCGCCCCAGTACGCCCTGATGGCGGGTACGCGCAATGGCCAGTGACTTCAGTGACCCCCTGTCGCTGTCGGGGCCCAGCCATTGACTAATTCCTACAGTGGAGTATGACTTCGCCTGCTTTTTCCAAACAAGCAGTCACTTGATGCGCAGCGTTTTTCAAATTGCTGATCTGGCAACCACCCGGCTCACCGCCTTGGGTGTCGCTGCGCTCATGACCAAAACCACCAAAACCGCCTGACGCTTTTCCCCGGGTCGTCTCCCGACGGGGAGAGGCTGATCCGAATGGCCGCAACCCACCGGGTTGCGCGGGGGCGAAAATG
Coding sequences within:
- a CDS encoding NAD(P)/FAD-dependent oxidoreductase, translating into MPHYDVVILGAGAAGMMAAIEAGRRGRSVLVVDHAKYAGEKIRISGGGRCNFTNINATIDKGRDRFVSANPRFALSALSRYTPEMFIAMVKDHGISFHEKTLGQLFCDGPATQINTMLLHEMRKAGVTLVLETSVEAVDRGTDGFSLQLSTSSITAESLIVATGGKSIPKMGASGLGYQLASQFGLRLTETRPGLVPLTFETGALEKLKELSGIATDAIVSHGKTAFEEALLFTHRGLSGPAILQISSYWREGDTITVDLLPHEDAGEKLRAARKATPKLQVQTVLGSFMPKKLAQLLGEALDMPGMIGDFSDKKLAVVEAILKAWTLKPVGSEGYRTAEVTLGGIDTRDLDAKTMGARDVPGLYFVGEVVDVTGWLGGYNFQWAWASGWAAGQVA
- a CDS encoding acyloxyacyl hydrolase; the protein is MTKLHIAAFAIAASTLCSAVAQAQSLTTPQPFADIVDELRFGIHAHDVSYILFAKPWEYKLDQIEDISFDVLFKSPDIEAFRWIGSPRPDLGVTLNLDGQDSLLHLSLTWQLPIFDTPFYLEGAFGGAVHNGYLTNSPDPTRYANFGCRLNFYERYGVGAHLSDSVTATLTYEHTSNNGWCDMNQGLSNVGVRVGWKF
- a CDS encoding LLM class flavin-dependent oxidoreductase; translated protein: MTAPFALSLQDLAPIAEGTSTSQAMAETIALAQTADELGYERLWYAEHHGMPSIASSVPEILIGSAAAHTKSIRVGSGGVMLLNHAPLRIAEAYRTLEGLHPGRIDLGLGRAPGGDGYAMRALRSGGGEEFSNYLAELMAFDEDSFPADHPYSRVPVSPGGISLPPKWLLGSSGNSAQAAGQLGFGYAFAAHFSHTPPAPAFETYCNAFKPSAAFPKPRTIMCVSVICAPTDEEAQYLSRSQAVSWALFTSGEQRKLMSPEEAHARVLTPQQQAVIDHQSSLWIIGSPQTVADTIAEKARGSAADEVMMTTTIHDYGLRRRSYELVAKAFDVAPRV
- the alaE gene encoding L-alanine exporter AlaE, with amino-acid sequence MRLFIVDTLATIIFFTIIATFTELVIAGMAPGQVLITRAIMVVMMALTGRLYAAWRDWVFARMLPRRRIGRAVVDVVAFMAFQVPLYAATLALAGADPGKIITALGSATLFMLTLSRPFGLFLEWVRRLTHVVMPAQR